A window of the Thiomicrospira microaerophila genome harbors these coding sequences:
- a CDS encoding energy-coupling factor ABC transporter permease, which yields MNLPDGLLGMGWWGLGWLLYAGLLFWAFRTAPWYKVKQDRSAQNVLFGAVLVIVLIWSLSASIGGGFSFHFLLMTVATLMFGPQFALIAMSLALLVVSFSGDAGWTVFGINALLMGWIPIFITWWIYKLAYRYLDRNFFVYVFLNGFLAAGVGALIAMLMMALLMGIAGVYTLDELKYSFLPYIPMIAAPEAFLNGFIIAGLVLMKPEWVSTFSDEDYLKGK from the coding sequence ATGAATTTACCGGACGGATTGTTGGGTATGGGGTGGTGGGGACTGGGTTGGTTGCTCTACGCTGGATTATTGTTTTGGGCTTTTAGAACGGCTCCTTGGTATAAGGTTAAGCAGGATCGTAGTGCGCAGAATGTATTGTTTGGTGCGGTTTTGGTGATTGTTTTAATTTGGAGTTTATCCGCCAGTATCGGTGGGGGCTTTAGTTTTCACTTTTTGTTAATGACGGTAGCGACCTTAATGTTTGGGCCCCAGTTTGCTTTGATTGCGATGAGTCTAGCATTATTGGTCGTGAGCTTTAGTGGGGATGCCGGTTGGACGGTGTTTGGGATCAATGCGCTTTTGATGGGGTGGATTCCAATTTTTATTACCTGGTGGATTTATAAACTAGCTTATCGTTATTTGGATCGCAACTTTTTTGTTTATGTGTTTTTGAATGGGTTTTTAGCCGCAGGGGTCGGCGCATTAATTGCGATGTTGATGATGGCTTTATTGATGGGGATTGCAGGTGTTTATACGCTCGATGAATTGAAATATAGTTTTTTACCTTATATTCCTATGATCGCTGCACCTGAGGCATTTCTTAATGGGTTTATTATAGCAGGCCTGGTGTTAATGAAGCCTGAATGGGTGAGCACATTTAGTGATGAGGATTATTTGAAAGGCAAATAA
- the serB gene encoding phosphoserine phosphatase SerB codes for MPRFIIHSSELDTNQTQQLSAELGALQKKANHFQTQSIDIDPQKVKQLSQKLKIDINALPESFEPSKVKLVISDMDSTLISIECIDEIADMMNLKAEVSEITEAAMRGELVFEQSLTQRVNLLTNLETDALQRVYDERLSLNPGAEDCLAGLKQKNIKFALVSGGFDFFTERLKQNLELDYARANKLGIENQRLTGKVEGKIIGAQAKADFLHELCEQLQINPSQVIAIGDGANDLLMMKEAGLSIAYHAKPKVQEQANTALNFSGLDALLDFINA; via the coding sequence ATGCCGCGATTTATTATTCATAGCAGCGAACTCGACACTAACCAAACACAACAACTCAGTGCTGAGTTAGGCGCGCTACAAAAAAAAGCTAATCATTTCCAAACACAGTCAATTGACATAGATCCGCAAAAAGTCAAACAACTGAGTCAAAAATTGAAAATCGATATCAATGCCCTGCCAGAAAGTTTCGAGCCATCAAAAGTTAAACTGGTCATTAGTGACATGGACTCAACCCTTATTTCGATAGAATGCATTGATGAAATCGCCGACATGATGAATTTAAAAGCTGAAGTGTCTGAGATCACTGAGGCCGCTATGCGCGGTGAACTGGTATTTGAGCAATCCCTAACTCAGCGGGTCAATCTATTGACCAACCTTGAAACAGATGCATTACAGCGGGTATATGACGAACGCTTGAGCCTTAACCCAGGCGCAGAAGATTGTTTAGCGGGTCTCAAGCAAAAAAATATAAAATTTGCTTTGGTTTCGGGCGGCTTTGATTTTTTTACCGAACGGCTTAAACAAAACCTTGAATTAGACTATGCCAGAGCAAACAAATTAGGTATCGAAAACCAGCGTTTAACTGGAAAAGTAGAAGGCAAGATTATTGGCGCTCAAGCTAAAGCCGACTTTTTGCATGAACTCTGTGAACAACTGCAAATAAACCCATCCCAAGTGATTGCGATTGGTGATGGCGCTAACGACCTATTAATGATGAAGGAAGCAGGATTAAGCATCGCCTATCACGCTAAACCTAAGGTACAAGAACAAGCCAATACCGCTTTAAACTTCAGTGGACTCGATGCGCTACTCGACTTTATAAACGCCTAA
- a CDS encoding RDD family protein, translated as MLNAKIIFALLYDLLLLFAVWFFAALPFVIWQGPGFEKNPLTLVIFQLYLVMISYVYLSYFWLQTGQTPGLRTWKLRLVRLDGYLPTRHDANKRFFFSLISIASLGLGWIWLFFNNQGQTLHDRLSHTQIIHSEHEG; from the coding sequence ATGCTAAACGCGAAGATTATTTTTGCTCTGCTTTACGACTTACTGCTGCTTTTTGCCGTTTGGTTTTTTGCTGCCTTACCTTTCGTTATATGGCAAGGACCGGGATTTGAAAAAAACCCGCTTACGCTGGTTATCTTTCAGCTATACCTTGTTATGATTAGCTATGTTTATTTAAGTTACTTCTGGCTTCAAACAGGCCAAACGCCCGGCCTTAGAACCTGGAAACTTAGATTAGTAAGACTGGATGGATATCTGCCAACACGCCATGATGCCAATAAGCGTTTTTTCTTTAGTTTGATTTCAATTGCCAGTCTAGGACTTGGCTGGATATGGCTATTTTTTAACAACCAAGGTCAAACACTTCATGACCGGCTATCTCATACTCAAATTATTCACAGCGAACACGAAGGATAA